The nucleotide sequence CTGGTAAAAGTATCCAAAAAAGTCGTGAACAAAACGCTTGATGCTCTGGATATTGCGCTGTTTGGGCGCATGGTCGCCAAGGCGCCGGATATGAATGTCGAGGCGGCAGCGTCATTCGCACATGCTATCTCAACCCATAAAGTGACTAACGAAGTGGAGTTTTTCACGGCGGTGGATGATTGTAAAACAGAAGATGAAAGCGGTTCTGCACACATGGGCAGCCTGGAGTACAACTCCGCCACCTATTACCGTTATGTGAGCCTTGACCTTGGACAACTGGAACAAACGTTAGGGGAAGACGCTGATCTTAACACTGCTATAGAAGCCTTTGTAAAGGCGCTGTATGTCGCGGTGCCTGACGCCCGTCAAACAACACAATCAGGTGCGTGTCCATGGGAATACGCCCGCGTACTGGTACGCAAGGGACAACGACTGCAAGCCTCTTTTGAACAACCCGTTAAAAGTAAAGGTGAAGGCTTCCTGTGCCCAAGCAAAGACGAACTTAAATCCTGGCTCGACAAAAAAGAAAAGCTCTCAGGTTCACTGTTTGGCAAACAAGGGGATTATGAATGGGGCGAGAATCTTGATTACAGCATTGATAACCTGATTGCTGATCTACAGTCTCATCTGTAAGGGGAATAGAGATGAGCCAATCTACCCAATATATGCTCCTGTGGCTCGAAGGGCCGCTGCAAGCCTGGGGGCACGACTCAAAGTTTGGGGTGCGTGACACACTGAACTTCCCAACACGTTCAGGCATTCTTGGCCTACTTTGTTGCGCCAGAGGGGCTGGCGGCCCTGAAATCGAATGGCTGGCGCAAATGAATAGCATGAGCATGGAGGTGCGTGCTTATGCTCGTACTCACGCAAATGGTCAGCCACTGTTGCGAGAGCCTACATTGTGTGATTTCCAAATGGTCGGTAGTGGCTACGATGACAGCGACCCCTGGCAAAGTCTGCTGATACCTAAAACGTCCGATGGAAAAAAAGCGGTTGGTGGCGGTACTAAAATGACCTACCGCTACTACCTGCAAGACTCGGTTTTCGCCGTGGTATTGGAGGTGCCGCAGACACAAGCGGAATTGTTATCTGACGCGTTGCAAAATCCGGTGTGGGACCTGTATCTGGGGCGCAAAAATTGTGTACCAACCGAACTGATTTATCAGGGTTTATTTGCGGATGCAGACGATGCCTGGCAACAGGCCCAGACAGTGGCGGAGAACAAGCAACGGTTGCCCAGCTATGCCGTCATTGAGGGTGAAGGCGACGGCGATATTATTACCCTGAACGATGTCCCTGTGCAGTTCGGCCAGCACAAGCGTTATCGGGATAGACGTGTGACGCTGGTGGAGATGGCGTAAATGGCTAAGGGAGAGCGGCTGTTTGTCAAAGTAACGCGCGAATCGCTGCCCCAGGTAAAGGATAAATACCCTTTTTTATATCTGGAGCGTGGGCGCTTAGAGATAGATGACAGCAGTGTGAAGTGGGTTGACTCAGATGCCAATGTCGTGCCCATTCCCGTTGCAACCATCAACACATTACTACTCGGCCCTGGCACCACAGTCACGCATGAAGCCGTTAAAACGGCGACTGCCGCCAACTGCGCTGTCTGTTGGGTAGGAGAAGATAGCCTGCTTTTTTATGCCGCTGGTTTTCTTCCTACCGCCGACACACGCAATCTGAAATTACAGATGGCCCTTGCCAGTGACGAAGAGTCTTCCCTTAAGGTTGCCAGAGCGATGTTTGCGAAACGTTTTCCCGATGCTGAACTGGAGGGCAAAAGCTTAAATAGCATGATGGGAATGGAAGGCAATCGGGTTCGGGCGTTATATCAGCAAAAAGCGCAAGAGTATGGCGTAGGCTGGAAAGGACGCCAGTTTACACCGGGCAAGTTTCAACTGAGTGATCTTACCAACCAAGTGTTAACCGCCACCAATGCGGCGCTTTACGGCATATTATGTTCGGCTGTCCATTCCATGGGATATTCTCCCCATATTGGATTTATTCATTCCGGTAGCCCATTACCGTTTGTGTACGATTTAGCCGATCTTTACAAGGAACCGTTGTGCATTGATCTGGCATTTTCTCTCTCACGAGAAATGGCTGGCCACTATGATAAACACAAAGTATCTGACGCATTCAGGAAGCGAGTTATTGCCA is from Dickeya dianthicola NCPPB 453 and encodes:
- the cas1e gene encoding type I-E CRISPR-associated endonuclease Cas1e, with the protein product MAKGERLFVKVTRESLPQVKDKYPFLYLERGRLEIDDSSVKWVDSDANVVPIPVATINTLLLGPGTTVTHEAVKTATAANCAVCWVGEDSLLFYAAGFLPTADTRNLKLQMALASDEESSLKVARAMFAKRFPDAELEGKSLNSMMGMEGNRVRALYQQKAQEYGVGWKGRQFTPGKFQLSDLTNQVLTATNAALYGILCSAVHSMGYSPHIGFIHSGSPLPFVYDLADLYKEPLCIDLAFSLSREMAGHYDKHKVSDAFRKRVIAIDLLNQITADVNELMGVKHARRTRK
- the cas7e gene encoding type I-E CRISPR-associated protein Cas7/Cse4/CasC — protein: MTNTFTNTRIEFHILQSFPVTCLNRDDVGAPKSAIIGGVPRARVSSQCWKRQVRLAMPDFGIRLGVRSKKIATMLTNACLALGAGEAQANSCGEAMAAFFSDDTLLFLSDAEAKAFATYAQENGFEAPKLKDKDLVKVSKKVVNKTLDALDIALFGRMVAKAPDMNVEAAASFAHAISTHKVTNEVEFFTAVDDCKTEDESGSAHMGSLEYNSATYYRYVSLDLGQLEQTLGEDADLNTAIEAFVKALYVAVPDARQTTQSGACPWEYARVLVRKGQRLQASFEQPVKSKGEGFLCPSKDELKSWLDKKEKLSGSLFGKQGDYEWGENLDYSIDNLIADLQSHL
- the cas5e gene encoding type I-E CRISPR-associated protein Cas5/CasD, yielding MSQSTQYMLLWLEGPLQAWGHDSKFGVRDTLNFPTRSGILGLLCCARGAGGPEIEWLAQMNSMSMEVRAYARTHANGQPLLREPTLCDFQMVGSGYDDSDPWQSLLIPKTSDGKKAVGGGTKMTYRYYLQDSVFAVVLEVPQTQAELLSDALQNPVWDLYLGRKNCVPTELIYQGLFADADDAWQQAQTVAENKQRLPSYAVIEGEGDGDIITLNDVPVQFGQHKRYRDRRVTLVEMA